From a single Arachis hypogaea cultivar Tifrunner chromosome 3, arahy.Tifrunner.gnm2.J5K5, whole genome shotgun sequence genomic region:
- the LOC140183402 gene encoding uncharacterized protein, which produces MLNCAISFEEYRKVSRCKIEKKIWDKLQVTHEGTTQVKRTRIDMLSKEYKIFSMKEGESIDEIFERFNVIINGLDATGITHPKPVLVRKVLRSLNKEWEIKAMVIAKSSIIDQMTYDDLRGNLLAFETTYLKNDTKKKEIALKSFTESLDDESSDNLSDDEFVLFAKKFRKMMKVKERCKGGSLGRPKRDLNKIICHNCREVGHYKFNYPKLKKEENSKKEKNQRTNLKPASWPIKLMR; this is translated from the coding sequence ATGCTtaattgtgctatcagcttcgaggaataccgaaAGGTATCAAgatgtaaaatagaaaagaaaatctgggacaagCTCCAAGTCACCCATGAAGGGACTACCCAAGTCAAGAGAACCAGAATAGACATGTTGAGCAAAGAGTACAAAATATTCtctatgaaggaaggagaatctattGATGAAATATTTGAAAGATTCAACGTCATCATCAATGGCCTAGATGCTACGGGGATTACTCACCCTAAACCTGTGTTAGTGAGGAAAGTTCTAAGAAGTCTCAATAAAGAGTGGGAAATTAAGGCTATGGTTATAGCTAAGAGCagtatcattgatcaaatgacataTGATGATctgagaggaaatttacttgcttttgaaaccACTTACTTAAAAAATgacacaaaaaagaaagaaattgctCTCAAATCATTCACTGAGTCCttagatgatgaatccagtgataacttaTCTGATGATGAGTTTgttctttttgctaagaaattTAGAAAAATGATGAAGGTTAAAGAAAGATGCAAGGGAGGCAGCTTAGGAAGACCAAAAAGGGACTTAAACAAGATCATCTGCCACAACTGTAGAGAGGTTGGACATTACAAGTTTAACTATCCaaagttgaagaaagaagaaaattccaagaaagaaaagaatcagAGAACAAATCTCAAACCTGCCTCATGGCCGATCAAACTAATGAGGTAA